The Sphingomonas alpina genome has a segment encoding these proteins:
- the folP gene encoding dihydropteroate synthase: protein MSVSTFHLRPIQFVDTPVGRDGEVARLAGGMQWFAAYEVIENGARRTVPIADFDRLLGTDERAAKLHRAITAPRAPLTLGGRTLRFDQPMIAGILNVTPDSFSDGGLHDDAAGAGFDMTTKGAALIDVGGESTRPNAPTVWEGDEIARVVPVIERLAGGGTLVSIDTRKAAVMEAALKAGASIVNDVSALLWDDRALEVVARAGCPVILMHSPDPKKGPHGGTGYKAVLTEVYDWLEARVTAAVAGGIDRAKIIVDPGIGFGKSLQDNLTLLNGLALFHGLGCPVMLGASRKRMIGALSNEAPADQRLGGSLTLALKGAETGMQLLRVHDVAETVQALRVWRGMKDQALVSG from the coding sequence ATGTCCGTCTCTACCTTCCACCTCCGCCCGATCCAGTTCGTCGACACGCCGGTCGGCCGCGACGGCGAAGTCGCGCGGCTCGCCGGCGGGATGCAATGGTTCGCCGCTTATGAAGTGATCGAGAACGGCGCGCGCCGCACCGTGCCGATCGCCGATTTTGATCGCCTGCTCGGCACCGACGAACGCGCCGCAAAGCTCCATCGGGCGATCACCGCCCCACGTGCGCCGCTGACGCTCGGCGGCCGTACATTGCGCTTCGACCAGCCGATGATCGCCGGCATCCTCAATGTCACGCCCGACAGTTTCTCCGATGGCGGCCTGCACGACGATGCAGCCGGCGCCGGCTTCGACATGACGACCAAAGGTGCAGCGCTGATCGACGTCGGTGGCGAATCGACTCGTCCCAATGCCCCGACGGTATGGGAAGGCGACGAGATCGCCCGTGTGGTCCCGGTGATCGAGAGGCTTGCCGGTGGCGGGACCTTGGTCTCGATCGACACGCGCAAGGCGGCAGTGATGGAGGCGGCGCTGAAGGCCGGCGCGTCCATCGTCAACGATGTCTCGGCGCTGCTGTGGGACGACCGCGCGCTGGAGGTGGTTGCACGCGCCGGTTGCCCGGTGATCCTGATGCATTCGCCCGACCCGAAAAAGGGTCCGCATGGCGGCACCGGCTACAAAGCGGTGCTGACTGAAGTCTATGACTGGCTCGAGGCGCGCGTCACTGCGGCCGTCGCCGGGGGTATCGACCGAGCAAAGATCATTGTCGATCCGGGTATCGGGTTCGGCAAGTCGTTGCAGGACAATCTGACGCTGCTCAACGGGCTGGCGTTGTTCCATGGCCTTGGCTGCCCGGTGATGCTCGGCGCGAGCCGCAAGCGCATGATCGGCGCGCTGTCCAACGAAGCACCGGCGGATCAGCGGCTCGGCGGCTCGCTGACCCTGGCGCTGAAGGGGGCTGAGACGGGCATGCAGTTGCTGCGCGTCCATGATGTGGCGGAAACCGTGCAGGCGCTCAGGGTCTGGCGCGGGATGAAGGATCAGGCGCTGGTGAGCGGCTGA
- a CDS encoding DUF4253 domain-containing protein, which produces MTKDLGHLTPKQRADYEAMHDRMMKALPYERVETTGAEALAEWERLRRVGRGWPIIVGDDEQLERIAETFSIDDPAVFPSPIHGPPPRRPAEILDVAARLRFPEDLRRWDGYGEPPPPPLGDWPTENEQTGLTVARDVLTGKPFDRVHILLIPARESWEVPAYLRWGGWNGCTAAEYHVAALHHWAASNGAELIGINADTMNLRVARRPIGRPEALALAREQYLYCTDIIDQGVGSLSALAASLVNDDWWYFWWD; this is translated from the coding sequence ATGACGAAGGATCTCGGTCACCTTACGCCCAAGCAGCGCGCCGATTATGAAGCGATGCATGATCGTATGATGAAGGCGCTGCCCTATGAGCGTGTTGAAACGACCGGGGCTGAAGCGCTTGCCGAATGGGAACGGTTGCGGCGTGTCGGGCGTGGTTGGCCGATAATCGTCGGCGACGACGAGCAATTGGAACGTATTGCGGAGACATTCAGCATCGACGATCCGGCGGTGTTCCCAAGCCCGATCCACGGGCCACCCCCAAGGCGCCCTGCCGAGATTCTCGACGTTGCGGCCCGACTTCGTTTCCCGGAGGATCTGAGGCGCTGGGACGGATATGGCGAGCCGCCACCGCCGCCGCTGGGGGATTGGCCGACCGAGAACGAGCAAACTGGATTGACCGTTGCGCGCGATGTGCTGACCGGCAAGCCATTCGACCGCGTGCATATTTTGCTCATTCCGGCACGCGAAAGTTGGGAGGTGCCGGCCTATCTGCGCTGGGGCGGCTGGAATGGCTGTACCGCCGCCGAATATCATGTCGCGGCCCTCCACCATTGGGCAGCGTCAAATGGCGCTGAACTGATCGGCATCAACGCAGATACGATGAACCTGCGCGTAGCGCGCCGTCCCATCGGTCGCCCCGAGGCGCTGGCGCTCGCGCGCGAACAATATCTCTATTGCACGGATATCATCGACCAGGGTGTTGGCTCGCTCTCCGCATTAGCGGCATCGCTGGTGAATGATGACTGGTGGTATTTCTGGTGGGACTAA
- a CDS encoding DNA alkylation repair protein: MDDRIAAILAHLRQHADPGYRDDLARRYAIIAPTAIGVRMTDIKAIAKRLGRDHPLALALWGSDIYEARLLVSLIADPALTTPEIMDAWRADFDNWAICDTLCFNLFDRTPHALDKVRDWSRLNDEFGRRAAFALLASVALHDRKMPDAPFLDCLPLIEAATGDPRNFVKKGVSWALRAIGERNIALNRAAIGLAERLAASDDRTERWIGKDALKSLTGPKLKVKFGL; this comes from the coding sequence ATGGACGACCGGATCGCTGCGATCCTTGCCCATCTGCGGCAACATGCCGACCCGGGCTATCGCGACGATCTCGCGCGGCGCTACGCCATCATCGCGCCGACCGCGATCGGCGTGCGCATGACCGATATCAAGGCGATCGCGAAACGGCTCGGACGCGATCACCCGCTGGCGCTCGCGCTGTGGGGAAGCGATATCTACGAGGCGCGGCTGCTGGTGTCGCTGATCGCCGATCCGGCTTTGACCACGCCGGAGATCATGGACGCATGGCGCGCGGATTTCGACAATTGGGCGATCTGCGACACATTGTGCTTCAACCTGTTCGACCGGACGCCCCATGCGCTGGACAAGGTCCGCGACTGGAGCCGGCTGAACGACGAGTTCGGCCGCCGCGCCGCGTTCGCCTTGCTCGCCAGCGTCGCGCTGCATGACCGCAAGATGCCGGATGCCCCGTTCCTCGATTGCCTGCCACTGATCGAGGCGGCGACGGGTGACCCGCGCAACTTCGTCAAGAAAGGCGTAAGCTGGGCGCTTCGTGCGATCGGCGAGCGCAATATCGCGCTGAACCGCGCAGCGATCGGGCTGGCCGAACGGCTTGCGGCGTCTGATGACCGAACCGAGCGATGGATCGGCAAGGATGCGCTCAAATCGCTGACCGGGCCGAAGCTGAAAGTGAAATTTGGGCTGTAG